Proteins from one Pelorhabdus rhamnosifermentans genomic window:
- a CDS encoding peptidase domain-containing ABC transporter: MEAPKNVEFNHSSQDRVILTCLTVVANGMGITIDEEILTRKYQFDEKLSDITVIRKTAEKIRLKTKMIKPDKKKLSQIAVPAMAITKSGGYVVIEQINEQKALIFNPEYGRSFVLELDKFIADWSGQVILFQRSFSLKDLSRQFNLTWFIPVIIRYKQYFFEILGAAFFFQLFGLVVPLCTQVIIDKVIVNPGTTTLSVLGIGMIFVVVFRTGMNLIRTYLFTHTTNKIDVILGTRLFRHLMYLPIRFFETRRVGDTLMRVAALNNIREFLTGTAMTVLVDLVFSVVFYAVMFYYSTALTFVAILAIPFQIMINIVGTPVYQQKLKDSWDANAENNAFVVEAITGIHTIKSLAVEPQFNFRWERLLARSVTTNLDKAQLSVILSNAGNFTQKLFTYLIIWYGGLMVIDGKVTLGQFIAFQMLSNQAGAPLLRLIGMWQSFQQTKLAMTRIGDVLNAVPEPVYLPDAITMPEIKGEIRMEDVNFRYDIDGNQVLQQVNLTISPGMKVGIVGRSGSGKSTLSKIIQRLYLPESGRIYIDGIDIAKTDPAWLRRQMGVVLQENYLFNGSIRENIAFACQGVRLEKVMKAAKLAGAHDFIVELPEGYDTMVGERGTSLSGGQCQRIAIARALLSDPKIIIFDEATSALDYQSENIIMENIGQIAVGHTMFIIAHRLANVVNCDLIIVMDSGKIVEQGTHRELMSRKGVYYNLYNQQGACHV, translated from the coding sequence TTACAATTGATGAAGAAATTTTAACAAGAAAATATCAATTTGATGAGAAGTTATCCGATATAACGGTTATAAGAAAGACAGCAGAAAAAATTCGACTCAAGACCAAAATGATAAAACCGGATAAAAAAAAGCTTTCTCAAATAGCGGTACCCGCTATGGCTATTACTAAAAGTGGCGGTTATGTAGTAATTGAACAAATAAATGAACAAAAAGCTTTAATATTCAATCCAGAGTATGGCCGGTCATTTGTACTGGAGTTAGACAAATTTATAGCAGACTGGTCCGGTCAAGTTATCCTTTTTCAGCGTTCGTTTAGCTTAAAAGATCTTAGCAGACAGTTTAATCTAACTTGGTTTATACCGGTGATTATCCGATATAAACAGTATTTTTTTGAGATTCTTGGGGCTGCTTTCTTTTTTCAGTTATTTGGTTTGGTAGTTCCCTTATGTACCCAGGTCATTATTGATAAGGTAATTGTAAATCCGGGTACCACAACCTTAAGTGTGTTAGGAATAGGTATGATATTTGTTGTAGTTTTTAGAACAGGAATGAATCTTATTCGAACCTATTTATTTACACACACGACAAATAAAATTGATGTAATTTTAGGAACTAGGCTGTTTAGGCATTTGATGTATTTGCCAATCCGTTTTTTCGAAACAAGGCGGGTTGGGGATACTCTGATGCGAGTGGCTGCGCTAAATAATATCCGAGAATTTTTAACTGGCACAGCCATGACAGTATTGGTAGACTTGGTGTTTTCAGTAGTGTTTTATGCGGTCATGTTTTATTACAGTACCGCCTTGACATTCGTTGCTATTCTTGCTATACCCTTTCAGATTATGATCAATATAGTAGGAACGCCAGTTTATCAGCAAAAGCTAAAAGATTCTTGGGATGCCAATGCCGAGAATAATGCCTTTGTTGTAGAAGCAATTACCGGTATTCATACAATTAAATCCTTAGCAGTGGAACCACAGTTTAATTTTCGTTGGGAGAGGTTATTGGCGCGAAGTGTTACAACAAATTTGGACAAGGCTCAGCTTAGTGTCATATTAAGTAATGCCGGAAACTTTACGCAAAAACTGTTTACCTATTTAATTATTTGGTATGGCGGACTCATGGTAATAGACGGGAAAGTAACGCTTGGACAATTTATTGCCTTTCAAATGTTGTCCAATCAGGCCGGTGCACCGCTTTTGCGTCTGATTGGTATGTGGCAGTCTTTTCAGCAAACTAAGCTGGCGATGACTAGAATTGGAGACGTTTTAAATGCGGTACCTGAGCCGGTATATTTGCCTGATGCGATCACAATGCCGGAAATAAAAGGCGAAATTAGAATGGAAGATGTTAACTTCCGATACGATATAGACGGCAATCAGGTTTTACAGCAAGTTAATCTAACTATTTCTCCAGGAATGAAGGTAGGAATTGTTGGCAGATCAGGCTCAGGTAAAAGTACATTATCGAAAATAATCCAAAGACTATATTTACCAGAATCAGGCCGTATCTATATTGATGGCATTGATATAGCTAAAACCGACCCGGCCTGGTTAAGACGGCAGATGGGGGTAGTGCTGCAAGAAAACTATTTGTTTAACGGCAGCATAAGGGAAAATATCGCTTTTGCTTGTCAAGGTGTAAGGTTGGAAAAGGTAATGAAAGCTGCTAAACTTGCCGGGGCCCATGATTTTATTGTCGAACTTCCGGAAGGGTATGATACCATGGTGGGTGAACGCGGTACTAGCTTGTCGGGTGGACAGTGCCAGCGAATTGCCATTGCACGTGCGCTGCTTTCTGATCCTAAAATTATTATCTTTGATGAGGCGACGAGTGCACTGGATTACCAGTCCGAGAATATTATCATGGAAAACATCGGGCAGATCGCGGTTGGACACACGATGTTTATCATTGCCCACCGTTTAGCCAATGTCGTTAACTGCGATTTGATTATTGTTATGGACAGCGGCAAAATTGTAGAGCAAGGGACACATAGGGAGCTTATGAGCCGAAAAGGTGTTTATTATAATCTCTATAATCAGCAAGGAGCTTGCCATGTTTAA
- a CDS encoding HlyD family type I secretion periplasmic adaptor subunit, whose amino-acid sequence MFKKIVIYIRNSRFVEISKEFYEKAKIKNIERYQKKEAEFLPASLEIIESPPAYGSRTVLWSFFSLAIIALLWVTFGSVDEVTVASGKIIPNGYVRVLQAEDKGVIKEIYVTDGKKVKKGDLLLAFDPTVSEADLAIMKKKVAYASLEVERLTSEKENRPFNPQNIPDADEVDIKNQFNLYNSRWLEYNAKMNEAIQGVQQSKTDLKKTLTEEEKQKELFQIAKDKEGQLQYLLDQNAISKFNLLDQQAKRLELQKDMEEQGAAIEAQQALLAKSQAAMNRTIAERATDIDTNLTAATKNLADCSEQLKKSEEKYGLSKIIAPDDGYVSNLSVHTIGGVVTPAQTIMEIVPEHATLEAEVWVSNKDIGFIRIGQPVELKIETFNFQKYGTVPAMVTTISPNAVDDSEKGRVFKVLLQVNKENVEVNGRELRLGSGMTVSAEIKTRGKKIYEYFLEPFKKYISQSLRER is encoded by the coding sequence ATGTTTAAGAAAATAGTTATATACATAAGAAATAGTCGTTTTGTAGAAATAAGTAAAGAGTTTTACGAAAAGGCAAAAATTAAAAATATCGAGAGGTATCAAAAGAAAGAAGCCGAATTTTTACCGGCATCCTTGGAAATTATTGAATCTCCGCCAGCATATGGCAGTCGCACTGTATTGTGGTCATTTTTTAGTTTGGCAATCATCGCATTATTATGGGTAACTTTTGGCAGTGTAGATGAAGTAACAGTAGCCTCGGGGAAAATCATTCCAAATGGATATGTAAGAGTGCTTCAAGCCGAAGACAAGGGCGTTATTAAAGAAATATATGTTACTGATGGAAAAAAGGTAAAAAAAGGGGATTTGTTGCTGGCGTTTGATCCGACAGTTTCTGAAGCTGATTTGGCAATAATGAAAAAGAAGGTGGCGTACGCCAGTCTTGAAGTTGAACGGTTGACATCTGAAAAAGAAAACAGGCCATTTAATCCACAAAATATACCGGATGCCGATGAAGTTGACATAAAAAATCAATTCAATCTTTATAATAGCCGTTGGCTTGAGTACAATGCAAAAATGAACGAAGCTATCCAAGGGGTACAGCAAAGTAAGACAGATTTGAAAAAAACTCTTACTGAGGAAGAAAAACAGAAAGAGTTGTTCCAAATTGCCAAAGATAAAGAAGGCCAATTGCAATATTTACTAGATCAAAATGCCATATCAAAATTCAATTTGTTAGATCAGCAGGCCAAACGGCTTGAATTACAAAAAGATATGGAAGAACAAGGAGCGGCAATAGAAGCACAGCAAGCGTTGCTTGCTAAAAGTCAGGCCGCGATGAATAGAACTATAGCGGAACGAGCTACGGATATAGACACAAACCTGACCGCTGCAACAAAGAATTTGGCGGACTGCTCTGAACAGCTAAAAAAGTCGGAAGAAAAGTATGGTCTATCAAAAATTATTGCACCCGATGATGGGTATGTAAGTAATTTATCAGTACATACCATTGGTGGAGTTGTAACACCGGCTCAAACAATCATGGAAATCGTTCCTGAACATGCTACGTTAGAAGCAGAAGTATGGGTTTCTAATAAGGATATCGGCTTTATACGGATCGGGCAGCCCGTTGAACTCAAGATTGAAACCTTCAATTTTCAAAAATACGGGACTGTTCCTGCTATGGTTACCACTATTAGTCCAAATGCTGTAGATGACAGCGAAAAGGGCCGGGTATTTAAAGTGCTGCTGCAAGTAAATAAGGAAAATGTTGAAGTAAATGGCCGTGAACTGCGCTTAGGTAGCGGCATGACAGTAAGTGCCGAAATCAAAACAAGGGGAAAGAAAATTTATGAATATTTCCTGGAACCATTTAAAAAATATATTAGTCAATCATTGAGAGAGAGATAA
- a CDS encoding peptidase domain-containing ABC transporter encodes MAGKIIQEKEEQKTGTFIDSALHCLIFVSEFIGVSADERQIRRANIIGNSGMDMATLIRAAQQLGLKARFVDYNRKKEKAIFPLPAIIVLKNDCYVIMLKRDSEKTILYDPYQKKPVAISNETLLEQWSGKTVLIAKRSKLIDKEEKRFGLSWFTPVIMRYKSAFGKVLLFSLIIQALGLLSPLFTQVIINKVLVHHSVSTLNILVAGMIGICIYEAWFNGLRSYMFNHHISKVDVMLSARLFKHVMALPISFFEKYRIGDIVSRLRELDKIRGFIVGSAFTTILDSIFALVYLVIMLFYSGSLTLITIVTLGCYVLLNLVLTPLFRRSLSKKFRLGTENQSFMIETITGIQTVKTMAAEHHFIKTWDEMLSRYVKSVFMTANIDNIGNNAAAMIQQLSMICILWVGVNQVMDNQLTVGELIAFQMYANFVVSPVLRLITLWQNLQETKEAIDRLGDIVNEQPEPIFNPDRTTLSAIRGEVTLDRVTFRYREKTREILRKINLKIEAGARIGIVGASGSGKSTLAKIIQRLYVPEAGRVLIDGVDLAQVEPAWLRRQVGVVLQENYLFNGTIRDNIAIAKPEASMEEILKVACIAGVDQFVVELPNGYHTLVGERGTSLSGGQKQRIAIARSILTDPRILIFDEATSALDYESENIIKNNLGQIAAGRTMIMIAHRLSTIQDCDNIVVMNDGRIVEQGTHEELLAQQGEYYQLYMLQERVGKAI; translated from the coding sequence ATGGCTGGAAAAATTATTCAAGAAAAAGAGGAACAGAAAACAGGGACATTTATTGATTCGGCACTGCATTGTTTGATATTTGTCTCAGAATTTATCGGCGTATCAGCTGACGAAAGGCAAATTAGGCGCGCTAATATTATCGGAAACTCTGGTATGGATATGGCAACGCTGATCCGAGCTGCACAACAATTGGGTCTGAAAGCTCGGTTTGTAGATTACAATCGAAAAAAAGAAAAAGCAATATTTCCGCTGCCGGCAATTATCGTTTTAAAAAACGATTGCTATGTAATTATGCTAAAGCGGGATAGTGAAAAGACCATCTTATATGACCCTTACCAAAAGAAACCCGTAGCTATTTCTAATGAAACTTTGTTGGAACAGTGGAGTGGAAAAACAGTTCTTATCGCTAAACGTTCCAAGTTAATCGATAAGGAAGAAAAAAGGTTCGGCCTATCATGGTTTACGCCTGTAATTATGCGTTATAAAAGTGCCTTTGGAAAAGTGCTGCTATTTTCGCTCATTATACAGGCACTGGGACTGCTTAGCCCATTGTTTACGCAGGTAATTATTAATAAGGTACTAGTACACCATAGTGTTAGTACTTTAAATATACTTGTCGCAGGCATGATTGGCATTTGCATCTATGAAGCATGGTTTAATGGGTTAAGAAGCTACATGTTTAATCATCATATTAGCAAAGTGGATGTAATGCTTAGTGCCCGACTATTTAAACATGTTATGGCTTTGCCGATAAGTTTTTTTGAGAAATATCGGATAGGTGATATTGTTTCTCGACTAAGGGAACTGGATAAAATACGCGGCTTCATTGTGGGATCAGCTTTTACGACCATTCTTGATAGCATTTTTGCTTTGGTATATCTGGTGATCATGTTGTTCTACAGTGGCTCTCTTACCTTGATTACGATCGTCACTCTGGGCTGTTATGTCTTGCTTAATCTAGTGCTGACACCCTTGTTTCGCAGAAGTCTGAGCAAAAAATTTAGGCTGGGTACAGAGAATCAATCATTTATGATCGAGACTATTACTGGTATACAAACAGTAAAAACGATGGCAGCAGAACATCATTTCATTAAAACCTGGGATGAAATGTTATCTCGGTACGTAAAGTCAGTGTTTATGACTGCAAATATTGATAATATCGGCAATAATGCCGCTGCAATGATTCAGCAACTATCCATGATTTGTATTCTCTGGGTAGGTGTCAATCAAGTGATGGATAATCAATTAACTGTAGGTGAATTAATTGCCTTCCAAATGTATGCGAACTTTGTGGTTTCTCCGGTATTACGTTTGATCACCCTTTGGCAGAACCTTCAAGAGACCAAGGAAGCCATTGATCGGTTAGGCGATATTGTGAATGAACAGCCAGAGCCCATATTTAATCCTGATCGCACCACTCTATCGGCGATTCGTGGAGAAGTTACCCTCGATAGAGTTACTTTCCGGTATCGGGAAAAAACCAGGGAGATACTACGAAAAATCAATCTAAAAATAGAGGCGGGTGCCCGTATTGGGATAGTAGGCGCATCCGGTTCAGGCAAAAGCACCCTTGCCAAAATAATTCAGCGACTTTATGTGCCTGAAGCAGGTAGAGTGCTCATTGATGGGGTTGATTTGGCGCAAGTAGAACCAGCTTGGCTTAGACGGCAAGTAGGCGTCGTACTTCAGGAAAATTATCTATTTAATGGAACGATACGAGATAATATTGCGATAGCCAAACCGGAAGCTAGTATGGAGGAAATTCTTAAAGTAGCTTGTATTGCCGGAGTGGATCAGTTTGTCGTGGAATTACCGAATGGATACCATACCCTTGTCGGCGAACGGGGAACCTCATTATCCGGGGGGCAGAAACAGCGGATAGCCATTGCTCGGTCCATCCTGACAGATCCTAGGATACTTATTTTTGATGAGGCAACCAGTGCTTTGGACTACGAGTCAGAAAACATTATAAAAAATAATCTTGGACAAATAGCAGCAGGACGAACCATGATTATGATTGCCCATCGACTGTCAACCATACAAGACTGTGATAACATTGTTGTAATGAATGATGGTAGAATAGTTGAGCAGGGAACTCATGAGGAACTATTGGCCCAGCAGGGGGAATATTATCAGCTATATATGCTTCAGGAAAGGGTTGGCAAAGCGATATGA
- a CDS encoding MarR family transcriptional regulator: MPNQSQCIFEIMLRIINKVSELMVKPRTFGTGDVLYASEIHMIDVIGRNPGIHVTEIANKLGITKGAVPKMIRKLLQKELIYRYQAKDNKKMVLFELTPKGNTAFQEHAEFHEKLDQGIINRFNSLQASELLIFNDIMGEIERYIDKIGQEK; this comes from the coding sequence ATGCCCAATCAAAGTCAATGTATCTTTGAAATCATGCTACGAATTATCAATAAAGTATCAGAATTGATGGTAAAGCCGCGTACATTTGGAACGGGAGATGTATTATACGCTTCGGAAATTCACATGATTGATGTAATTGGCCGAAACCCGGGAATCCATGTTACGGAAATCGCCAATAAACTGGGCATTACTAAAGGTGCTGTTCCTAAAATGATTCGTAAGCTTTTGCAGAAAGAATTGATCTATCGATATCAGGCAAAGGACAATAAAAAAATGGTTCTATTTGAACTGACTCCAAAAGGAAACACTGCTTTTCAAGAGCATGCTGAATTTCATGAAAAATTGGATCAAGGCATTATAAATAGATTTAATTCTTTACAGGCATCGGAACTACTTATTTTTAATGATATTATGGGCGAAATCGAACGATATATTGATAAGATTGGACAAGAAAAATAA
- a CDS encoding HlyD family secretion protein — protein MKFTAKSITIIVVLLAVMGGAAAYYYDQRGKISTDDAAINGSTVVLSPKISGYVKRVNVQDNQLVKAGDVLLEIDSTDYIVKRDRAKAALAAAKAAANAASNNVETTTVSAPANIDVAEAQIQSAQANWEKDLADRQRTESLFSAGACSRQQLDQAVAAEKSARSTLAQSQAALHSVNTASSAIAAAKDTHEQLQALVRQAEVDLVQAENELANTKITAPMDGRITNRSVEVGNYVEVGTQLASLVGTDLWIVANFKENQLEHMLPGQPVDIKIDAYPNVKLHGKVDSLQAGTGSHFSLFPAENATGNFVKVVQRVPVKIVFDNPPDKTFQLGPGMSVVPMVYTNSEGLNHG, from the coding sequence ATGAAATTTACTGCAAAATCCATTACAATCATTGTTGTGCTTTTAGCGGTTATGGGCGGAGCCGCTGCCTATTATTATGATCAGCGTGGTAAAATATCGACAGATGACGCTGCCATTAATGGTAGCACCGTGGTTTTAAGCCCTAAAATATCGGGTTATGTGAAGAGAGTAAACGTTCAGGATAATCAGTTGGTCAAAGCCGGGGATGTTCTTTTGGAAATTGATTCGACGGATTATATTGTGAAGCGGGATCGAGCGAAGGCGGCACTTGCCGCTGCTAAAGCTGCAGCGAATGCTGCTAGTAATAATGTAGAAACGACCACCGTTTCCGCTCCAGCCAATATTGATGTGGCAGAAGCTCAGATTCAATCGGCACAGGCCAATTGGGAAAAAGATTTGGCAGACAGGCAACGCACAGAAAGTTTGTTCAGTGCCGGGGCCTGCTCACGACAACAGCTGGATCAGGCAGTAGCAGCAGAAAAATCAGCGCGTTCCACGCTGGCTCAATCGCAAGCCGCACTTCATTCCGTCAATACAGCGTCCAGTGCCATTGCCGCGGCGAAAGACACGCATGAGCAGCTGCAAGCGCTGGTCAGACAGGCTGAAGTTGATTTGGTGCAAGCTGAAAATGAGTTGGCTAACACCAAAATTACGGCCCCGATGGATGGACGTATTACTAACCGAAGTGTGGAAGTCGGCAACTATGTGGAAGTTGGAACACAGTTAGCCTCGTTGGTTGGTACGGATCTATGGATCGTTGCCAATTTCAAGGAAAATCAATTAGAACATATGCTTCCTGGGCAGCCTGTCGATATTAAAATTGACGCTTATCCCAATGTAAAACTGCATGGTAAGGTGGATAGTCTGCAAGCGGGAACAGGGTCTCATTTTTCTCTCTTTCCGGCAGAGAATGCTACAGGGAACTTTGTCAAAGTTGTACAGCGAGTACCAGTGAAAATTGTATTTGATAATCCGCCTGACAAGACCTTTCAGCTGGGGCCTGGTATGTCGGTGGTACCGATGGTATATACCAATAGTGAAGGCTTAAATCATGGCTGA
- a CDS encoding DHA2 family efflux MFS transporter permease subunit, with amino-acid sequence MADVLKKTAHPFLVSTAVSLAAFMEVLDTTIANVSLSHIAGSLGTSSEESTWVLTSYLVSNGIVLPLSGWLSALMGRKNFFVFCILGFTFASFLCGISTSLSMLIIFRLFQGLAGGGLQPSQQAIIKDSFPPEKVGMAFAITGITTVVAPIIGPVLGGYITDNFSWRWIFFINVPIGLLAACFVKILVQDPPSAQKQKVDSIDYIGLSLIAIGLGALQIVLDKGQQEDWFDSSFIIILTCVAVVGLSLAIFWLLRQEHPVVELKLFSIPSFGMSCMMIFFVGFSLLASTMLLPMQVQENFGYNVTLSGLVLAPGGIAILVMLPVTGKLVNIIQAKYLISFGMLISAIGMWAAGMITPQTDYNTFVFVRILQTVGIPFLFVPANTLAFSKISPESSSNASALIVLMKNLGGSIGISLITNKLIHSQQIEQSYLVQHLTMGDIGYHSAIATYIQMITNLGIPSFLTNNAISTAVLAKIYQELVKQASILAYRDIFNFMGGMLLVLAIVALLMPDNNVGFISKTNKRTQKAQSCGIE; translated from the coding sequence ATGGCTGATGTTTTGAAAAAAACGGCCCATCCATTTCTGGTATCCACTGCTGTCAGCTTAGCTGCTTTTATGGAAGTATTGGATACAACCATTGCTAACGTTTCACTTTCACATATTGCTGGGTCACTCGGTACTAGTTCGGAAGAAAGTACCTGGGTGCTGACATCCTATCTCGTATCCAACGGTATTGTTTTACCGTTATCTGGCTGGTTGTCTGCTCTTATGGGGCGCAAGAACTTTTTTGTTTTCTGTATTTTGGGATTTACATTTGCATCGTTTTTGTGTGGCATTTCAACTTCCCTGTCTATGCTAATTATTTTCCGATTGTTTCAAGGCTTGGCAGGCGGCGGTTTACAGCCGAGCCAGCAGGCCATCATTAAAGATAGTTTTCCCCCGGAAAAAGTGGGAATGGCATTTGCAATTACGGGTATAACAACGGTAGTGGCACCTATTATCGGGCCAGTGTTGGGCGGTTATATTACTGATAACTTTAGCTGGCGTTGGATTTTTTTCATCAATGTACCCATTGGGCTCCTAGCTGCTTGTTTCGTCAAAATTCTGGTTCAGGACCCGCCCAGTGCCCAAAAACAGAAAGTCGATTCCATTGATTATATTGGTTTGAGCCTGATTGCTATCGGTCTCGGCGCGCTGCAAATTGTTCTAGATAAAGGGCAGCAGGAAGATTGGTTTGACAGTTCCTTTATTATCATTCTTACTTGTGTCGCCGTTGTGGGGCTTAGTTTGGCAATTTTTTGGCTGTTGCGGCAAGAACATCCCGTAGTTGAACTAAAACTTTTTTCTATTCCCAGTTTTGGTATGTCTTGCATGATGATTTTCTTTGTAGGATTTTCCTTGCTTGCGAGCACCATGTTATTACCTATGCAGGTTCAGGAAAACTTCGGCTACAATGTTACTTTGTCAGGGCTGGTTCTTGCGCCAGGAGGAATTGCCATTCTCGTTATGTTGCCTGTTACAGGGAAACTGGTCAATATCATTCAGGCAAAGTATCTCATTTCTTTCGGCATGTTGATCAGTGCTATCGGTATGTGGGCTGCTGGAATGATCACGCCTCAGACGGACTACAATACTTTCGTCTTTGTACGTATTTTGCAAACAGTCGGTATACCGTTTCTATTCGTACCTGCCAATACACTTGCTTTTTCAAAAATTTCGCCGGAAAGTAGTAGTAATGCCTCAGCGCTTATTGTTTTAATGAAAAATCTTGGCGGCAGTATTGGCATTTCATTGATTACAAACAAGTTAATCCACAGTCAGCAGATCGAACAATCCTACTTGGTGCAGCATTTAACAATGGGGGATATTGGCTATCACAGTGCGATTGCGACATATATCCAAATGATTACGAACCTAGGGATACCTTCTTTCCTTACGAATAATGCAATATCAACGGCAGTTCTAGCGAAAATCTATCAGGAACTTGTCAAACAGGCCAGTATTCTTGCTTACCGGGATATCTTTAATTTTATGGGCGGTATGTTATTGGTTTTAGCCATTGTTGCCTTGCTCATGCCTGACAATAATGTTGGCTTCATATCAAAGACAAATAAAAGGACACAGAAGGCTCAGAGTTGTGGTATAGAATAA
- a CDS encoding penicillin-binding transpeptidase domain-containing protein gives MQNAYPPGSVFKIVTASAALDTGSTTPQEIFEDKGVYMLNGWSFYGADPQGLGKIDIVGAIAMSSDPVFYELGRRIGIDNLASYALTFGYGELSGIKLFGEEKGVVPTEAWKLATYGEEWHPGETLIAAIGQGYYLATPLQQVLSLMAVANNGLYRLPPLK, from the coding sequence ATTCAAAATGCCTATCCTCCCGGATCAGTATTCAAAATTGTTACCGCATCAGCTGCTCTCGATACTGGCAGTACCACACCCCAAGAAATATTTGAAGACAAAGGCGTATATATGCTCAATGGCTGGTCGTTTTATGGTGCAGACCCGCAAGGACTGGGGAAAATCGATATAGTTGGTGCTATTGCCATGTCTAGTGACCCTGTATTTTATGAGCTTGGTCGACGTATCGGTATAGACAATCTGGCTTCTTATGCCTTAACATTTGGTTATGGCGAATTGAGTGGCATAAAACTATTTGGTGAGGAAAAGGGTGTAGTTCCGACTGAAGCATGGAAACTCGCTACATATGGTGAAGAATGGCATCCGGGGGAGACTTTAATCGCTGCTATAGGACAAGGTTATTATCTAGCGACTCCTCTACAGCAGGTATTATCATTGATGGCTGTGGCTAACAATGGCTTGTACCGGCTACCACCCCTGAAATAG